The DNA sequence TGCTATCTTCCTTATCTATATATAAGACTTCAGAACCTGTATTTAGCGACATAGTGCTGCCATCAGAAAGGCTAACTTCTTTTACTTCTCCAATTCTTGTGACATATCGAAGAGCCTTATCAGCCTCTACTGATAAGTCATTTTGGGTTAACCAAACACCGGAGAGAACACAAAGCAAAACACCTGCTGCAATAGACAGTTTTTGCCAACGCTGTGCCCCTTTCCTTGCTTCACCGGTGAGCACTTTGGCATCTACAAGCTGCAAAATTTCTTCATCTGTGGACAGCGAATCAACATCTGCCCAAAGATGGAAGTTAGAAATCAGCTCATCGCGATATTGACGGTTATCACTGTGCCATGGGTTTTGAATACCATCATCTTCCCTTGGCAACTCTCCAGAGAACAGTTTTCCGATTGTCACGGCTGCCGCTCTGCTGGCAATTGAATCTACTTTAGCTTTCATTCGAATAATCCTGGCCGAAGCCACCCTGATACATTTGATCAACTTTTTTCCGAAGATTAGTCACAGCAGAGGCCACGTAACTCTCAACCTGCCGGCTTTTAACACCCATAACCTCGGCTATTTCCTTATGACTCATATGCTTAAAACGACTTAAAACGAATGCAGTACGGTGATTCGGCTTCAACTCCTTGATGGCTTGCTTTACAAGTTTCAAATGTTCTCTTGCAATCACAACCACATCAGGAGAAAGGTCATCAAAATAGTCCTTGGCTTGCTCACCCTGTTTGATACTGTAGCGCCAGCGCACCAACTTATTGCGCTCCATATCAACCACAAGGTTATTAGCAATTGTGAACAGATAGGCCCGCTGCTGCTTAACACCGCCCTCCAGCCGCGCTTTAAGATCTTTTTGCTTTGAGATACGTACAAACAGGTCCTGGACAATATCGTCTATGTCCTCCCTGTTTTTCACCCGCTTGTAGAGAAAGCAGCGCACAGCCTTACCGTGTTCCTCGTATAACTCTTTCAGAATACGGCGATTTTCACTCTTGTCACCTGCTTTCAGCTTAACCACAACACCTCTTTGCATTAACCCTTTATCCGTCAAATCAATACAATTCACCTAATTACTTAACGGATTAGCGAGCCAAATCCAGATTTCGGGGCAAAAAAAACCAACTTTTACCCAAAAGCTCTATGGCCCGGATCTGTTGCAATTTCATTTATAGAAAAATGACC is a window from the Porticoccaceae bacterium LTM1 genome containing:
- a CDS encoding sigma-70 family RNA polymerase sigma factor; protein product: MVKLKAGDKSENRRILKELYEEHGKAVRCFLYKRVKNREDIDDIVQDLFVRISKQKDLKARLEGGVKQQRAYLFTIANNLVVDMERNKLVRWRYSIKQGEQAKDYFDDLSPDVVVIAREHLKLVKQAIKELKPNHRTAFVLSRFKHMSHKEIAEVMGVKSRQVESYVASAVTNLRKKVDQMYQGGFGQDYSNES